A stretch of the Pseudorasbora parva isolate DD20220531a chromosome 13, ASM2467924v1, whole genome shotgun sequence genome encodes the following:
- the si:dkey-183p4.10 gene encoding protein starmaker isoform X1 has product MEQHIADFLKDGLPEANFEHLHSDDDVTVPQNEPDMEGVNSHRESSGSDSDIDFEWTNREEGTKNFSENNRNFSLDEQSTEEGSMLCVSLDDDDTDENKTQNQLFSLHGEECRKNEVEIHADILQAKDASVLEMVLPKETRYDLETMSPETTSRLLSYQMVDKPKNESSTSKEGRMKLGSTEEHVLQHAPDDNMLDKSTLQDWPVASMEVQSGDEMKEFTEEDENHEREEEGLAEYPSDLSQSDSEDSSEGHEGGQPNHMDTKLAQVQVVELGCSYKMKNLEEPPLNYKVETSKDDNVQRKDECMDPDVKNEDLNVETPGKSEDDILFQTKQDNIREDENNSEISNTGENVPSNSSESYMNEQLDHDSDISSDGDYCKRQGENPDFTSHTISKEKNAALVKQEHNFTKDFATDWNSIEDETVDVVVTESQKEVCDVDTFSSFTASPDAGMEGSSETYSSESRTVRESHPLEDISVKPDKNNKEQNSEHSEVSDLGENINTLLPGTFWNLMDDHNLNLDEYDWDINGEEMICDEEAIGDEEDDFQEEQENDGEETNRDWEKEKARIEAFNKFYQPAEGEENKDRIHKVTFCLDLESCLYEVDSDSSEEELSTKGCVSELHPPESSSVKKEQSNMEEVSYIENISTLLENEEMQLDEYDHDNNVEEFCKITSSKATCDDEDDFLEKLKNEIERDMEQEQARIDRYYKESVKEKQNEVTDRTQRAMFRLVQGSSQNEEDDSSEQESNSEDDTANVQKTKDQSDSDEPHERCLYTGRPKVLPKGLQKADKQLKEHPKTNKCLVLLRSVLAVSLGTAVGLLSYCWATDSLDWIY; this is encoded by the exons ATGGAACAACATATTGCTGATTTTCTGAAGGACGGATTACCAG aggCAAACTTTGAGCATCTACACTCTGATGACGACGTTACCGTACCTCAAAATGAGCCAGACATGGAAGGCGTCAACAGTCACAGAGAATCCAGTGGGTCTGATTCTGACATAGATTTTGAGTGGACAAATAGGGAAGAGGGAACTAAGAACTTTTCTGAGAACAATAGGAACTTCTCATTAGATGAACAAAGCACTGAGGAAGGATCTATGCTCTGTGTTTCATTGGATGACGACGACACAGatgaaaataaaacacaaaaccagCTATTTAGCCTGCATGGTGAGGAATGCAGAAAGAATGAAGTCGAGATACATGCAGATATCCTACAAGCTAAAGATGCCAGTGTGCTGGAAATGGTTCTTCCAAAAGAAACTCGCTATGATCTGGAAACAATGAGCCCAGAGACCACATCGCGTCTGCTGTCCTACCAGATGGTGGATAAACCTAAAAATGAGAGCTCAACATCCAAAGAGGGCAGAATGAAGCTTGGCAGCACTGAGGAACATGTCCTTCAGCATGCACCAGATGATAATATGCTAGATAAGTCAACATTGCAAGATTGGCCAGTAGCATCAATGGAGGTCCAGTCTGGGGATGAGATGAAAGAGTTTACGGAAGAAGATGAAAATCATGAAAGAGAAGAGGAAGGTTTAGCAGAGTACCCCTCTGATTTGTCCCAAAGTGATAGTGAGGACAGCAGTGAAGGTCATGAGGGTGGACAACCCAATCACATGGACACCAAGCTAGCTCAGGTGCAAGTTGTAGAACTGGGTTGTTCCTATAAAATGAAGAACCTAGAAGAACCTCCATTGAATTACAAAGTTGAAACCTCAAAGGATGATAATGTTCAAAGGAAAGATGAATGTATGGATCCTGATGTCAAGAATGAGGATCTGAATGTGGAGACACCAGGGAAATCTGAAGATGACATATTGTTCCAGACAAAGCAGGACAATATTAGAGaggatgaaaataacagtgaGATTTCAAACACTGGGGAAAATGTCCCATCCAATTCCAGTGAATCTTACATGAATGAGCAACTTGACCATGATAGTGATATCAGCAGTGATGGTGACTACTGCAAGAGGCAAGGAGAAAACCCTGATTTCACTTCCCATACAATCTCGAAGGAAAAAAACGCAGCTCTCGTGAAACAAGAACATAACTTCACGAAAGACTTTGCTACAGATTGGAAcagcattgaagatgaaacagTAGACGTGGTGGTCACAGAAAGTCAGAAAGAGGTATGTGATGTAGACACTTTTTCAAGCTTTACAGCATCCCCTGATGCAGGAATGGAAGGGTCTTCTGAGACATACTCATCTGAAAGCAGAACCGTGAGGGAATCACATCCATTAGAGGACATTTCAGTCAAACCAGACAAGAACAACAAAGAACAGAACAGTGAGCACTCAGAAGTTTCAGACCTTGGTGAAAATATCAACACTTTGCTACCTGGGACATTTTGGAACTTGATGGATGATCACAACTTGAATCTTGACGAATATGACTGGGACATTAATGGAGAAGAGATGATCTGTGATGAAGAGGCGATCGGTGATGAAGAGGACGATTTTCAGGAAGAGCAGGAGAATGATGGGGAGGAGACAAACAGGGACTGGGAGAAAGAAAAAGCAAGAATTGAAGCATTTAACAAATTCTACCAGCCAGCAGAAGGAGAGGAAAACAAAG ATAGAATCCACAAAGTGACATTTTGTTTGGATCTAGAATCCTGTCTTTATGAGGTGGATAGTGACAG CAGTGAAGAGGAACTGAGCACAAAAGGTTGCGTCAGTGAGTTGCACCCTCCAGAGTCCAGTTCAGTCAAAAAAGAACAAAGCAACATGGAAGAAGTTTCATACATTGAAAATATCAGCACCCTTCTGGAGAATGAGGAAATGCAGCTTGATGAATATGACCATGACAATAATGTAGAAGAGTTCTGTAAAATTACCTCAAGTAAGGCGACCtgtgatgatgaggatgatttCTTAGAGAAGCTGAAAAATGAAATAGAGAGGGACATGGAGCAGGAACAAGCTAGAATTGACAGATACTACAAAGAGTCTGTTAAAGAGAAGCAAAATGAAG TTACAGACAGGACCCAGAGAGCTATGTTTAGGTTGGTTCAAGGATCTTCTCAAAATGAAGAAGATGATAG CAGTGAACAGGAATCAAACTCAGAAGATGACACTGCCAATGTCCAGAAGACTAAG GACCAAAGCGATTCTGATGAACCACATGAGAGATGTTTATACACAGGAAGGCCCAAAGTTTTACCAAAAGGGTTACAAAAGGCAGACAAGCAGCTGAAGGAACATCCCAAAACAAATAAG TGTCTGGTCCTGCTGCGGTCAGTGTTAGCAGTGTCTCTAGGGACAGCGGTGGGGCTGCTGTCTTACTGCTGGGCCACAGACAGCTTGGACTGGATCTACTGA
- the si:dkey-183p4.10 gene encoding protein starmaker isoform X2, with translation MEQHIADFLKDGLPEANFEHLHSDDDVTVPQNEPDMEGVNSHRESSGSDSDIDFEWTNREEGTKNFSENNRNFSLDEQSTEEGSMLCVSLDDDDTDENKTQNQLFSLHGEECRKNEVEIHADILQAKDASVLEMVLPKETRYDLETMSPETTSRLLSYQMVDKPKNESSTSKEGRMKLGSTEEHVLQHAPDDNMLDKSTLQDWPVASMEVQSGDEMKEFTEEDENHEREEEGLAEYPSDLSQSDSEDSSEGHEGGQPNHMDTKLAQVQVVELGCSYKMKNLEEPPLNYKVETSKDDNVQRKDECMDPDVKNEDLNVETPGKSEDDILFQTKQDNIREDENNSEISNTGENVPSNSSESYMNEQLDHDSDISSDGDYCKRQGENPDFTSHTISKEKNAALVKQEHNFTKDFATDWNSIEDETVDVVVTESQKEVCDVDTFSSFTASPDAGMEGSSETYSSESRTVRESHPLEDISVKPDKNNKEQNSEHSEVSDLGENINTLLPGTFWNLMDDHNLNLDEYDWDINGEEMICDEEAIGDEEDDFQEEQENDGEETNRDWEKEKARIEAFNKFYQPAEGEENKDRIHKVTFCLDLESCLYEVDSDSEEELSTKGCVSELHPPESSSVKKEQSNMEEVSYIENISTLLENEEMQLDEYDHDNNVEEFCKITSSKATCDDEDDFLEKLKNEIERDMEQEQARIDRYYKESVKEKQNEVTDRTQRAMFRLVQGSSQNEEDDSSEQESNSEDDTANVQKTKDQSDSDEPHERCLYTGRPKVLPKGLQKADKQLKEHPKTNKCLVLLRSVLAVSLGTAVGLLSYCWATDSLDWIY, from the exons ATGGAACAACATATTGCTGATTTTCTGAAGGACGGATTACCAG aggCAAACTTTGAGCATCTACACTCTGATGACGACGTTACCGTACCTCAAAATGAGCCAGACATGGAAGGCGTCAACAGTCACAGAGAATCCAGTGGGTCTGATTCTGACATAGATTTTGAGTGGACAAATAGGGAAGAGGGAACTAAGAACTTTTCTGAGAACAATAGGAACTTCTCATTAGATGAACAAAGCACTGAGGAAGGATCTATGCTCTGTGTTTCATTGGATGACGACGACACAGatgaaaataaaacacaaaaccagCTATTTAGCCTGCATGGTGAGGAATGCAGAAAGAATGAAGTCGAGATACATGCAGATATCCTACAAGCTAAAGATGCCAGTGTGCTGGAAATGGTTCTTCCAAAAGAAACTCGCTATGATCTGGAAACAATGAGCCCAGAGACCACATCGCGTCTGCTGTCCTACCAGATGGTGGATAAACCTAAAAATGAGAGCTCAACATCCAAAGAGGGCAGAATGAAGCTTGGCAGCACTGAGGAACATGTCCTTCAGCATGCACCAGATGATAATATGCTAGATAAGTCAACATTGCAAGATTGGCCAGTAGCATCAATGGAGGTCCAGTCTGGGGATGAGATGAAAGAGTTTACGGAAGAAGATGAAAATCATGAAAGAGAAGAGGAAGGTTTAGCAGAGTACCCCTCTGATTTGTCCCAAAGTGATAGTGAGGACAGCAGTGAAGGTCATGAGGGTGGACAACCCAATCACATGGACACCAAGCTAGCTCAGGTGCAAGTTGTAGAACTGGGTTGTTCCTATAAAATGAAGAACCTAGAAGAACCTCCATTGAATTACAAAGTTGAAACCTCAAAGGATGATAATGTTCAAAGGAAAGATGAATGTATGGATCCTGATGTCAAGAATGAGGATCTGAATGTGGAGACACCAGGGAAATCTGAAGATGACATATTGTTCCAGACAAAGCAGGACAATATTAGAGaggatgaaaataacagtgaGATTTCAAACACTGGGGAAAATGTCCCATCCAATTCCAGTGAATCTTACATGAATGAGCAACTTGACCATGATAGTGATATCAGCAGTGATGGTGACTACTGCAAGAGGCAAGGAGAAAACCCTGATTTCACTTCCCATACAATCTCGAAGGAAAAAAACGCAGCTCTCGTGAAACAAGAACATAACTTCACGAAAGACTTTGCTACAGATTGGAAcagcattgaagatgaaacagTAGACGTGGTGGTCACAGAAAGTCAGAAAGAGGTATGTGATGTAGACACTTTTTCAAGCTTTACAGCATCCCCTGATGCAGGAATGGAAGGGTCTTCTGAGACATACTCATCTGAAAGCAGAACCGTGAGGGAATCACATCCATTAGAGGACATTTCAGTCAAACCAGACAAGAACAACAAAGAACAGAACAGTGAGCACTCAGAAGTTTCAGACCTTGGTGAAAATATCAACACTTTGCTACCTGGGACATTTTGGAACTTGATGGATGATCACAACTTGAATCTTGACGAATATGACTGGGACATTAATGGAGAAGAGATGATCTGTGATGAAGAGGCGATCGGTGATGAAGAGGACGATTTTCAGGAAGAGCAGGAGAATGATGGGGAGGAGACAAACAGGGACTGGGAGAAAGAAAAAGCAAGAATTGAAGCATTTAACAAATTCTACCAGCCAGCAGAAGGAGAGGAAAACAAAG ATAGAATCCACAAAGTGACATTTTGTTTGGATCTAGAATCCTGTCTTTATGAGGTGGATAGTGACAG TGAAGAGGAACTGAGCACAAAAGGTTGCGTCAGTGAGTTGCACCCTCCAGAGTCCAGTTCAGTCAAAAAAGAACAAAGCAACATGGAAGAAGTTTCATACATTGAAAATATCAGCACCCTTCTGGAGAATGAGGAAATGCAGCTTGATGAATATGACCATGACAATAATGTAGAAGAGTTCTGTAAAATTACCTCAAGTAAGGCGACCtgtgatgatgaggatgatttCTTAGAGAAGCTGAAAAATGAAATAGAGAGGGACATGGAGCAGGAACAAGCTAGAATTGACAGATACTACAAAGAGTCTGTTAAAGAGAAGCAAAATGAAG TTACAGACAGGACCCAGAGAGCTATGTTTAGGTTGGTTCAAGGATCTTCTCAAAATGAAGAAGATGATAG CAGTGAACAGGAATCAAACTCAGAAGATGACACTGCCAATGTCCAGAAGACTAAG GACCAAAGCGATTCTGATGAACCACATGAGAGATGTTTATACACAGGAAGGCCCAAAGTTTTACCAAAAGGGTTACAAAAGGCAGACAAGCAGCTGAAGGAACATCCCAAAACAAATAAG TGTCTGGTCCTGCTGCGGTCAGTGTTAGCAGTGTCTCTAGGGACAGCGGTGGGGCTGCTGTCTTACTGCTGGGCCACAGACAGCTTGGACTGGATCTACTGA